A region of the Arachis hypogaea cultivar Tifrunner chromosome 15, arahy.Tifrunner.gnm2.J5K5, whole genome shotgun sequence genome:
taacttgttaccattattataatgaactgtgaatgacttaagaaacccatttcttcattcattcaattcccttggccaagattttattcatctcagtcattataatcatagagctcaaactctttaccgagagttgacgaatTCTTTATtgaataatcattaattctacaagtatttaaatcatacccaatatccattcaattagcaccctagggtattaggtgtccagaatcaaagtataataaatgcattatcaattactatgatagtcgcaagtcaaaggaaactctattatcatgttcatcttgagaatatcctattgacaaatatgcggtaattataaccattaagaATTCTCAaattgagtcagttcaatggtcatatctctatatgcaacatatatatatatatatatatatatatatatatatgttacggATCCTACACCCGGAACGGTCCCCGAACCCGGTTACCAGGGTTTGACCCGCTTCGCCCTTCCAGAAGGCCCAGAACCAGCCCACTAGAGCttctaaccaactttcgaattcaaacgtctcccttattttagccaaataagataagataagataattcaaacgtctcccttatcttagccaaataagataagataagatattcaccatcacctataaatagaggacccaggtccctccaagtattcattcattcctcacaccttatacctctcagatccattctgacttgagcgtcagagtgtctttgcaggtacctccccccattgctccagtcaagtgatccggcatctgcctcaacccgcaagttctcgatccatctctcaacccgtaccagagacatcttgtacattggcgccgtctgtgggaacTTTGTAGCGTTGTGGCGGCATGGCGGATAACCCAGAAGAGCAATCATCAAACTCAGATTTCTTGCGTGTAACTGAGAGCaaaaaggaataatgtttccttaacttgcatcacctttgtagtgataacacaccttcgccctactccaacagcgaaatcccaaaggaataatgtttccttaacttgcatcactTTTGCAGTGATAACACACATTCGCCTTACTCCAAtggcgaaatcccaaaggaacaATGTTTCTTCGACTTGCAATCACCTTCTTAGTGATAACACTCTTTATGCACCTTCGCCTTACTCCAACGGTGAAATTCTAATTCCTCTGAGCCCAAAGTCTCGCCTCCCTTTAGTGGGACACCTCCACCTCTTGGACCCTCTCATTTACCACTCCTTCATCCGTCTCTCCAAACGCCATGGCCCCATCTTCTCCCTCCATTTCGGCTCCATGCCCACCGTGGTTGCTTCTTCTTTTGAACTCTTCAAGCTCTTCCTCTAAACCCACGAGGTCACCTCCTTCAACACCAGGTTCCAAACCTCTGCCATCCGCCGCCTCACCTATGACAACTCTGTCGCCATGATCCCCTTCGGACCTTACTGAAAATTCGTAAGGAAGCTCATCATGAACGACCTCCTTAAACGCTACCACAGTGGCCAAGCTCAGACCTCTCAGGAGCCAAGAGATCAAGAAAGTTCTCAAGGTTCTTGAACAGATATGGGGGACAGCCAAATCGTGGCGGCATGACGGAGAACCTCGAGGAGCAATCCTCCACCCAACACCCCAACTCCCGAACTCCAAGATAACACTCCTCCCACCCACGGGAGGATAATAAGCGCGCACATTGCCAACCAACCCCAACCCAGCAACAACCAGGAGAGGACAACCGTTCTCCCACTGAAGCCGGGCCACCCGACGGCCTAGGAAAGAAGGCGGTCCAAACAATCCAAGAGCTGTGCCTCAGGGTGCAAGACCTCAAAGGCCGAGTTACACCCAAAGAAAAGCACAATACCGAAAACGGAAGTCACGCAACCTCCAAATCAAGATCTCGCCATGAAACCAGGCACGGCGGATTGCCAGAACGGCGACATGCCAAGAGATACAATTGCAGCATCTCACGTGACCACGGACACGACAGGATGCCTGAACGACGACACGGAAAAAGGTATGATCGCAGCGTCTCACGCAACCCGGCTCATCAACATGACACGGACGACGACCGACGACATCGAGAGGCCAAACGCACAAGAAATGACCACGTGATAATGGGAGCCACTCCCTTCACTGAAAGAATCCTGAAAGCAAAACTCCCTAAAGGATTCGAAAAACCTACGGATATGAAGTACGACGGAACCAAGGACCCCCAGGAGCACCTAACGGCCTtcaaggccaggatgaacctggaaggggCCGCTGACGCGGTCCGAGGTAGggccttcccggtaaccctagTCGGGCCAGCGAttaaatggttcaacgccctccccaaCGGATCCATAACTGGCTTCCACGATATCTCATGAAAGTTCATGGCCCAATTCACCACCAGAATCACCAAAGctaaacaccccatcagcttatTGCGAGTCACCTAGAGACAAGACGAGTCCACGAGAAAATACCTCGATCGGCTTCAACGATGAATGTTtaacggtcgacggactcacggacTCAGTCGCAAGCCTTTGCCTAACTAACGGGATCATGAATGAAGACTTTTGGAAATACCTAACTACCAGACCAGTGtggaccatgcacgagatccagaGCGCTGCAAAGGAGTACATAAACGACAAGGAAGTAAGCCAAGTCGTagctgccaataaacggcagcacGGCAGCACACGACACGGCAGCACGGCACCTCGACATAACCCCCCACCAAGAGAAAACCATAAAGAACATCCCAAACCAGCAAACGTAAACCAACCCCCCAGAATCGGAAAATTCTCTAACTACACACCTCTGACGGCCCATATCaccgagatataccaccaaatagccGATCGAGGTATTCTCCCGAGGGCCCGACAACTCAAGGAAAGAACGGGCGGCAACAAGACCTTGTACTGCGACTACCACCGAGGATGCGGACTCAGGACACAAGATTGTTTCGACCTAAAAGACGCCCTCGAGcaagccatacgagacggcaaactcccCGAGTTTGCCAAAATCATCAGGGAACCAAGACGTGCAGAAAAAGACAGATCACCAGAAAAAGAAGGACGTAACCCGATGACACAGAGACAAACCTCTAGGGAAAGCCCTGAAACAGATCCGACCATTATCGTGAACGTTATCACAAGGAAAGACACCCCAGGGAAATCAAAATCAGCACTAAAGAAGGATCTCAAGATCCTGGCAGTCAGAGACCAAACCCCAATTGCCACCACCAATAGAGCGATAACATTCTCCCCCGAGGATTGCCAGCACGGCACCTCGGCAGAAGACGCCCCCTTCGTCATCTCGGCAAAGATTGGAACGGGACTAGTAAGAAGAATACTGGTGGATACAGGAGCAAACTCtaacatcctcttcagaggagccttcgacaaactcggactccGCAACGACAATCTACAGACACACCGCAACGGAGTCAcgggactcggagacaacttccTCAAACCAGACGGTTCCATCGTCCTTCCCCTCATGATAGGAACgggaaaccaaaggaagacaatcCTATCCAAGTTCGTGGTTCTCAAAGACTCCACCGCCTACAACAGCATCCTCAGAAGAAAAACAATTAACGACCTCTCCGCCGTCATCTTCACCAAATACCTTCTCATGAAGTTCACATCAGAGGATGGCTCCATCGGAACTATCACGGAGACCGGGAGATCGCAGTAGAATGTGACAACACCAGGTTAGCCCTGCGAAAGAAATCTCGCAACGCGGCCGGCATATTCTTAGCCAACCTAGACGCCTGACAAGATGGGCAACCTAGGCCGGAACCAGAAGGGGACATGGAGAAAATTGCAAATAGGGCAAACCAAAGAAGAATATACTTTCATCAACAAGAACTTCCTATACGACCTTAAAGAGGATCTCTCACGCCTCCTAAGACAAAGCAGAGACTTGTTTGCATTCACACCTGCCGATATGTCGGGAATAGACCCCGATCTAATGTCTCACCGACTAGTCGTAGACCCCAAGGCTAAACCTGTGGCACAGAGGTGACAAAAAATGTCTCCCGATCGAGCAGCCGAAGTCAAAAAACAGGTTAAAGCCCTCCTTGAAGCAAGCTTTATCAGGGAACTGCCCTACACAACCTGGCTGGCTAACGTTGTGCTAGTCAAAAAGgctaatgggaagtggcggatgtgcgtCAACCACACGGACTTGAATAAAGCCAGTCCAAAAGATGCCTTCCCTCTACTGAATATTGACGGGTTGGTAGACGCCGCATCCGGCCACTAGTACCTCAGTTTTATGGACGCACATTCCGGATACAATCAGATACCCATGCACCGACCCAACGAGAAGAAGACGGCCTTTATCACTCCCGACGGCACATACTGCTACACAGTCATGCCCTTCAGCCTAAAAAATGCCGGAGCTACTTACCAAAGGCTCGTCAACAAGATTTTCCAAAACCTGTCTGGGACCAAGCTGGAAGTCTACATAGATGACATGCTCGCCAAGACCGAATCCGGCGGGCAACTCATCAGCTTATAATGAACACCCTAAGAAGACATCAAATGCGCCTCAACCCGACAAAATGCACCTTCGGGATGGAAGCATGAAAGTTTCTCGGTTTCATGATCACGCAACGTGGGGTAGAAGCTAACCCCGAAAAATGTAGAGCCGTCCTCGAAATGGCAAGTGCGAAAAATCTCAAAGACATCCAGAAACTTATCGGCCAACTAACTGCACTATGTCATTTTCTCGGCGCGTCGGCCCAAAAGGCGAACCCTTTCTTCAAACTTATGAAGAAAGAAACCCCCTTTAAATGGGAAGCGGAATGCGAAGAGGCATTCCAACATTTCAAGAAGTCCTAGAAAAACCCCCGATTCTCGCTAAACCCCAAACAGGAGAGGTCCTCTACCTATACCTATCTATAACAGAGGAAGCACTCGCAGCAGCGCTTATCCGAGAAGACGAGAATAAGGCCCAGCGACCCAtctacttcataagcaaagtctCACAAGACACGGAATCGCGCTACTCACGCCTCGAGAAACTCACCTTTTCACTCCTCACGGCATCCCGCCGTCTCGAACAATATTTCCAGGCCCACCCCATTACGGTTTGAACCGACCAAGCAGTCAGGCAAGTCCTGCAAAAGCCCGACCTAGTCAAAGGAATAATTGGGAAAGGAGCCTACAAGCTCGAAAAACTCGATGGAACCGAGATCCCGAGAACCTAGAATGCCGCCAACTTACGGCGATATTACACGTAGGAACACTCCGTCCCTTAAAACTATGTCTTTcacttatattattttattttattctccttGTATTATTTTAGGGAACTCTTTCCCTCCCCCAAAatggagggttttaacgaggcccaaacttaacaaaatttcatttaaaaatgcaCTTGCCCTACTTCGTCCCATATTGTCGTAACGGAAAAAAGAGTAAAACGGCCAAACACCTGGGAATCGATCACCCTgaagccaataaaacggatatccaaataaataaatggctactcgggaatcgatcaccccgagtcccgaggccaataaaacggatatccaaacaataaaacggatatccaaataagtaaacggctactcgGGAATCTATCACCCCGaggccaataaaacggatatccaaacaacaaaacggatatccaaataagtaaacggctactcgggaatcgatcaccccgaggccaataaaacggatatccaaataacaaaacagatatccaaataagtaaatggctactcgggaatcgatcaccccgaggccaataaaacggatatccaaataataaaacagatatccaaataagtaaacggctactcgggaatcgatcaccccgaggccaataaaacagatatccaaataaccaaacggatatccaaataagtaaacggctacccgggaatcgatcatcCCGAGGCCACAAAACAGATATCCAAAAAACAAAACGGGTatccaaacaataaaaaatgacGGCCCGGGATCGATCACCGTGAGACCAACAAAACGGAAATCCAAATAAGCTAAATAAACAAAGTCTTGAAATCGGCCCACCAAGAGGCCTAAAATAAGTTCACAATAACGGCCTAGAAAAGGCCACACAAAACAAGCATGAGCTGACGGTCTTCCAACTCGCAGAAAATCGGACTAACCAACATCCCGCCAATCAGTGCAGGATGACGTCACGCCCTTTCTAGGCTCCTCACAGTCTCCCGAACTACAGAGAATTGGACTCTCCAAACAACTTAGCATTGAGACCAAGTAAGCATGCTCTCATGCTCCAGGAGCAACTGTTCCAGACCCGATCTTCGGGCCCTTCCTCGGAAAGGTCATCAAATCCGACATGTGATGAGTCGCACAAAAAATGCGGTCCTCGCCTGACCATGAAACGGCTAGAAACTCCCCAAATTCTTGACCTTGATCGGAAAAACCAAACAACGATCTCCTTACCAAACCACAATGGCAAGGAAAAGGTTCCTCCAGCGATGAGACCGAGCACCCTCACTCTCTCCCTCCGGGgacaactgttacggatccggcccacggatccTACACCCGGAATGGTCCCCGAACCCGGTTACCAGGGTCTGACCCGCTTCGCCCTTCCAGAAGGCCCAGAACCAGCCCactagagctcctaaccaactttcgaattcaaacatctcccttatcttagccaaataagataagataagataattcaaacgtctcccttatcttagccaaataagataagataagatattcaccatcacctataaatagaggacctaggtccctccaggtattcagtcattcctcacaccttatacctctcagatccattctgacttgagcgtcggagtgtctttgtaggtacctcctcccattgctccagtcaagtgatccggcatctgcctcaatccgcaagttctcgatccatctctcaacccgtaccagagacatcatgtacaatatatatatattgatcttttcgaattataatgtcctttttaataatcctatgaccaagaacaatttagattaaattataaaagatttatctctcaatattattatcactattacaataataaatctctaaatttaatcaaaaaatttattatattaacattttaatataataacaataacaaattatttaacacatgattgattgaattgtggtCATACTATTTATTCCCAACATTTAGCCCAACCCATTGTTagatttgcatatttaatttaattcgatTAATATATCTTTTAGGTTTTTCTTTCTCAATATTTTCATATAGTACGTTTAATATGTGTATTTTTAAAATCTacactaatatttttatttgtttatttacatctttatatattttttttataatatagttATTTCAGTTGAAATACGGCTGAATCAATTGAATTTCTTAACCGATAAACAAGTAACTAGAGTTAGTTTGAACGAtcgattcaattttcaaaatcttatttataTCATGATATTGATACATAACTATTATGTCAAATTATCTCATGATTCATAACTATTATTTTGGAATAAAATAGTCACTAAATCTTTttagttggtttgtctttcaAGGGTTACTTCTgtctataaaaaaatagaattagtggaattttctAGTGAACCGTATTGTTAAGATTTAATGTGcttaaaaattagtaattatactaatatttttatctataataatattacaagattataaatcttttaaaattatgtcaGTCTTCACATTATAGATTATGGTACAAAAAATTTATAGCattaaactacttttataaaaaaatcgtAAGGGACAAAAGTTCCTATCGTCTAAGATAACCCGGGTCTTTGTAGAtaacactactagaaaactagttattacagacagatatttccgacagattttatcccacggaaatacagacaTAATTTCAGAGAAATTTTTTgtcagaaaaaaaaatgaattagcataaattacagacggaaaagagaatccgtcgataattctgtcgaaaaaattaatttttttttgtgaaaaatggTTACAGATGGAAAATTCATCTGTAATTAAATGGGCAAAACATTgcagttttattaaattattacagatgaaaaattcttctgtaatttaaaattttctgtcagaaatattaaaataaagtttTGGGAATCACGTTCTTCTCTCCATTTCAATTCCCATTTCCGCACCTCTACACTCATCCCTCTAAATGCTCCATCGGCGGTGCTATAAGCCTTGCACTGCCGTCGCACCGAACCTCCATTGCACTGAACTTCCATCGCACTGAAGCTCTGTCATACCCCTTCCTGGTTCTTCTCCGTCACACCCCTTCCGTCGGCCTTGTTCGCGTCGCTCCCTTTCGAAGCCTAATGTGCGTTTCTCTCTTCGATCTTGCCACTAGTGCTTGCTCTTCTCCGTGTGTTGCTGCATTTCTCTCTTTGATCTTGCCTCAGCTGTGCAGTTAACCCTAATCTCCTTTCTCTTTCATCACTGTTTTCTTTCATTCAATTCCATCGCTAACTCTAATTATATTATCCTATGTTCCATCGCTAACTCTAATTCTATTTCCTATTCTATGATAAGAACTTGTAATAGTTACGGTCTTTATTTTGTGTTCTTATGAACTTGTTTGTGAAATCAAGGTTCCTGAATGCATTGACTAGTttcattttggttgaattttttggGGTTTAGGTTAGGTTTTTATTGATGCAATGTTTCTTGTTTTCGTGTTTTTGCTGAAGATTGATTGGCTGAACAAGTTTCTTGAATAGCCTTACCTTGATAAGGTATTTGCATTTTGAATAAGTTTTgatcatttttcatttttgctttttACCTTGGTTGTTTGTTTGTCGTAATGTGTTAATTGTTCTATTGTTTAGGcaattttcaagatagaattagTTATACACTGTATACTAAAAGAATTTTGATTTCAATGCTTAAACTACTTTAACTGTAGTAGGCAGATAGAATTTCTCTTCCTCTTTTGAATATTATCTGAATCTGGAAAGTGGAAGCTTGGTTCTTTTACTTGTCATAAGAAACATATCAGAGACTCTAGCTAgttctttctttttgctgcttttcaaatattttatctCTAAATGTGCAAAGCAGGACAAGATGGAAAGTAGAGGGAGCAAAGCAATGCCTGCACAAAAAAATGGGCGTCGATCGAATTGAGAAAGGAAAATGGATTTGATACAAGATGTATGTGATAATTTATTAGTGAAATAAATTTTTAGTACATAGAGTAAATTAATGTTTTCAAACTTGACAGGTTGATAAGTTGAAGAGAAAGCTGAGACATGAAGAGAATATGCATAGTATACTTAAtacttgctttctttcttgtcaagtctaaaaaaaagaaaactcactCTTATGAAGAAAGTATAATTAGGAACTTAGGATGGATGAATAaagttttaactaaaaaaataatgtaGTGAGGTCACTAGGATCTTGCACAGAAGGTGTTTGTGGATTTGACGAGATGGTGGCAGGGAAGGAGAGGAAGTATTATATGCTTAGTGGGAAAGGGGGTGTGGGAAAAACAAGGTGCTGCCTCCCTTGCTCAGGTACCTAATGAGACCAAAAAAAATCTCTTGATTATTTAGTTTAGTAGTTCTTCAATATGGATAAAACTTCAGAAGTGTAATGCTACAATCTCGTTAGGATTTGACAGGTGGTAGGCTTGTTCCGGTTGAAGGAGTGGAGTCACCATTATATGCTCTCGAGGTACTCATTTTGATTGAAACATAATTGAATATTAAACTAATAGTGCTTATATGTTTCTATTTGTGAAACCGTTTCTCGTGTTCTATTGAATCTTTTTTGGGGTAGATAAACCCTGAGAATTCTATGGAAGAGTTCCGAGCAGCTAGTCAAAAACTTAGTGATGGCGTGGGTGTAAAGTCTTTAATGCAAAGCACGGGACTTGGAATGATTGCTAACCAGGTATTTTCTGCTTTTAATTATGAGTGtttcttaatctagtgttaagTTCTAAgcattttaattcatattttaattataagtgaTAATAGTTATTGAAAAATATTGTAGGTTGTGAAACATGAGGGGTGGGAGCAGTTGTATGGAGGTTTGATGCCATCTCTAGTGGGTACAGCTGCATCTCAGGTTTGTGAATGCTGCACTTTGTGCTAGAAGCTTTTTCATAACTTTTGATATTATATCTTAATGTTTAAGCAGTGGGAAAACTATAACTGTACAACACTTGTTTCTGATTTATGTCTCGAAGGTTTAATGACATCGTCGCAAAATTGAATAAGAGAGAATGACTTGTAAAGTAAAGCTTGAAGActgttcttgttgaaattgaATAAGCTTAATTAGGGATGGCAACGGGCACCCACGGGGCGGGGACATGCCCCCCGCCCCCGCCTCCTTCAGTCCCTGTCCCCGCCCCATCTCCACCACGGGTAACGGGGACTTCGTATCCACCGGGGTTCGGGGACTCCACGGATATCCgcggatttttaaaaattaaacaaatttgaaaaaattggaaaaaaaataaaaaatcatatcaaTCATCATGTTCTTTGTCTCTAAAGCATTAACAACAACAAAGACATTAACAACATGTTTCTTTTTTTCAAAGACATTAATAACATTAACAACAACAAAGAGATTAACATGTTCATAGTCTCCAAAGACATTAACAACAACAAACAATATCAAACATATCCATAAAACAACCAAAGtatcaaacatatccaaaaattaCAAAGCATAATTTTCACATTGTAGAATCCTCAAGCCTTTTTCATGATGTAATGGTAGTGATGGTAGATTCTGATTTGTTTGTATCCTACATCAAAAAGAAGAATACAATTAAGAGTTAAAATCATAAACTTTTCTCAAAATAGAAATCATGAATCAGAATCTCATTAACCTAACTTCAGATTAACTCAAAATTGACTCAGAAATATAAATCAGAATCAGAAATCAAAATCACATCAACCTAActcagaaatataaattaaaaatcagaAATTCAGAATCGGAATCAGATTAACCAAACTTCATATTAACTCAATATTAACTCAGAAATATAAATCAGAATCAGAAATCAAAATCATATCAACTTaactcaaaaatataaattaaaaaccaGAAAATTAGAATCGTAATCAGATTAACCTAATCAGAAATTCCTTAACCTAATCAGAAATTCAGAAATTCATTAACCTAATCAGAAATTCAGAAATTCAAAACTCAGAAATTCATTAACCTAATCAAAAAGTCAGAAATTCATTAACCTAAtcaaaaattcagaaattcaaaACTCAGAAATTCAGAAATTCATTAACCTAATTAGAAATGCAGAATTTCAAAACTCAGAAATTCAGAAATTCATTAACCTAATCAGAAACTCagaaatttaaaactcaaaaattcaTTAACCTAATCAAAAAATCAGAAATTCATTAACCTAATCAGAAATTAAGAAATCCAATTAACCTAATCAGAAACCACAGGCTGACTTACCCGATGGAGAAAAGGAGAAGACCAGCGATGACGACCGGTGACAAGTCTGCCACGACAAGGAGAAGAAGATGATGTTATCGTGAGCCCACGACAGTGAGCTCGACACCTGCAGTGAGCGACCGAGCCACTCAGGGGGTCTGGGATGGGAAGCGGCGCTGAGGACCCAGAGGGTGGGAGGTCTGTTGGTGGAGACTTGAACTGCGGGGTCTGGGGGTTTGGACTTTGAGGAGGAGTGGACAAGAGAGGAGACTTGACTGCGGTGCTGAGGGACACAGAGGGTGGAAGGTAGCGGTCGGCGGTCAGCGGTCGGCAGGAAAGAGACATGAGGGGGCAACGGGCTGAGCGCTTGAGGAGGAGTGGAGAGGCAGAGGAGAGGAACTCTCACTCTCTGAAGCAGGGATAGGGATTAGGGAAGGATGTGTGATTTGTGAATGCGGCGACTAGGGTTAGGttacatgttatatatatataacagggATATTTTCCTCTTTTCACACAAACGGGGATTTAACGGATCGCCACGGGGCGGGGACCTCTACCCTCGCCCCCGCCCCATTTATTATACGGGACCCTGTCCCCCGTCCCCGCGGGTGAAAATGACCCCCCATATCTGCTCCCTGGCGGGTAAATCCCCGCGGGTACCCGCTCCGCTGGGGATTTTTGCCATGCCTACTGCTTAATGAGAGAATAACTTGGAAATAGCAAGAAGCTAGTTTCTTATTCACCTGAATCACCTCTAAGATAATACTTTGATAAAGAATTATTTGTTTAATATTGTATGATTTGTAATGTAActcttttctataaaaaatagttaatattttaattataatgacaATTTTATGATACAGgatgtttattattatttctatcaaATATTCAGGATCAAAGCCAAGGTGGCTGCACTAGAACAGAAAAAGCTAGGCATTGGTGATGGATCAATTGGGATGTTCTCCTCACTTATTGTTGCTGCTTTCTCCGggtaattttaatttactttgcTAAAAGATCTCCTATGAAAATTGGTCAAATGGAATAACAGATTATGTAATGCCTCAAATTGCTCAATTCATTCCTCTTGTAGATGTGTGTTAATGTGCTATTGACAAATCCCATATGGGTAGTTGTTACGCGCATGCAGGTAATTCGCTAGTCGATAGTCAATTCCCTTCACTTTTCTCATTGCATccccttttcttgttctctttgccttccttttcctttctcttttttgttCTGATTAAGCTCTGAATGTCAAATTGAAACATGATACTATTTTACTTCTGTAAGAAGGATattgtttctttctttgattttagaATTTGCTTGATTGAAAATAGAAGGATTCATGAACCTTTATGCTTGTCTCTTTACTTCCTTTCTAACTCACAAaacaactaataaaaatattttttgcatgTAGATGCACAAAAAAGAGTCAAGCAAAACTCCGCCTGGTGATGTGTTGTTAAATGCCACTGAACAAGCATTAGTTCCTGTAGTTctttttaaacataaataaatttgTCAACCTAAACtaatatatatctttttaaaaaaagtttattcaatgtatttatttaatatttattttgtaggGGATAGATTTTTCTGGTTTAGGGATGAGGAATTTGCTAGACAGACTGTTGCTGGCCTCAACCCACTTAGCATAAGTTTGGTCACGGTATATGTTTTTACCATTATTTTGTTTTAGACTCATTGGTTGGATTCATTTTTTTAACAAGCGTGGTTGTGCACCACACATATTGTGATGATAAATCttgattaattattttgtaatttatcttTGATTAATTATTGATTCATTTTTACTATTCTTTTTCCTACACCAGTAACTTTgtagtattttctttttaattaaccatATATATACACATCATTATTAGTGCATTTTAGGAATCACATTAACTAACTATTGTGGAGTAATATAATTAAGAGAATTTACTTTCTTGATCATCAGGAATGGCCTTTGAAGAGCGAACTTGACCCAGGTAAATACAGTCCACAAGAATCAACAATTACTTCTAAAATTATCAATAAAGAGATAGGAGGAATACTTACCGTAGAAAAAgtttgttaattattattttaaa
Encoded here:
- the LOC140179269 gene encoding uncharacterized protein encodes the protein MNEDFWKYLTTRPVWTMHEIQSAAKEYINDKEVSQVVAANKRQHGSTRHGSTAPRHNPPPRENHKEHPKPANVNQPPRIGKFSNYTPLTAHITEIYHQIADRGILPRARQLKERTGGNKTLYCDYHRGCGLRTQDCFDLKDALEQAIRDGKLPEFAKIIREPRRAEKDRSPEKEGRNPMTQRQTSRESPETDPTIIVNVITRKDTPGKSKSALKKDLKILAVRDQTPIATTNRAITFSPEDCQHGTSAEDAPFVISAKIGTGLVRRILVDTGANSNILFRGAFDKLGLRNDNLQTHRNGVTGLGDNFLKPDGSIVLPLMIGTGNQRKTILSKFVVLKDSTAYNSILRRKTINDLSAVIFTKYLLMKFTSEDGSIGTITETGRSQ